The Merismopedia glauca CCAP 1448/3 DNA window GTACCGAACAACCTGCCTAACATCGAACAAGTAGAACCCAAACCAACAGATCTCAAACCCGATTTACCTTCAGATATACCTCCATCAAATACCGCACCAATTTTAAAAACTCCTAATGCAGGGCAAAATGCTAACATTCAATGCTTAACTGCTACTACCGGAAACGAATCGATTTTAGTCAAACAAATTGAAGTCAACGGCAATACTATCTTTACCGAAGAAATAAATACATTCACCAAACCCTTTTTAAACCGTAAAGTTAGCTTTGAAGATTTACTCTGTCTGCGCTCTCAAATTACCCAACTTTATTTTGACTCCGGTTACATTACTTCTGGAGCTTTTATTACTAATAACCAAGATATTTCTCAAGGTAAAATCGAAATTCAAGTAGTAGAAGGCGATATAGAAAAGATTGAAATTAGCGGTTTAAATCGCTTGCAAGCCGGATACGTGCGTTCTCGGCTCAAGAGAGTTACCGATAAACCCCTAAATCAGCGCGCCTTGGAAGAAGGATTGCAGCTTTTGCAACTAGATCCCCTGTTAGAGCGAGTCAATGCGGAATTAACTGTCGGTAGCAGCGCGGGAAGAAATATTCTGAAAGTCAGCGTTCGAGAAGCGCCAGCTTTCCACGCAGGAATCGGATTTAATAACTATCGCTCCCCCAGTATCGGCTCTACTCAAGGTAACGTTTTTGTCTCTCACGATAATTTACTCGGTTTTGGCGATCGCTTTAGCGCTCAATACGGAATCACTGAAGGATTAGATATCTACGATATCAGTTACACCATTCCTTGGAATGCCAGTGACGGGACTATCGGCGTTCGCTATGGGAACAGCGATAGCACTATTGTCGAAGATAGATTCCGCGATTTCGATATCGATAGCGAAACCGAAGATCTATCCTTTAGTTTGCGCCAACCTATCGTCAAAAAGCCAGATACAGAGTTTGCACTGGGTTTAAGTTTAGATCTGCGTCGCACTCAAACATCCCTTTTAGGCGAACCATTTTCCTTCTCTTTAGGTCCTGAGAATGGAGAATCTAAAGTAGCCGTACTGCGATTTACTCAAGATTGGGTCAACAGATCGCGCGATCGCGTTCTAGCGGCTCGTTCCCAGTTCAGCTTTGGTTTAGATGCCTTCGATGCTACTATCAACGATACGGGTACAGATGGCAGATTTTTTAGTTGGTTGGGACAGTTTCAATGGGTAGAACAAGTATCTCCTAGAGCATTGTTAGTTAGCAAAATTACCACCCAACTCACCCCAGATTCCTTATTACCCATCGAACAATTTGGCATTGGGGGGGTAGATACGGTGAGGGGATATCGACAAAACCAGCTAGTTGCAGATAATGGAGTGCTATTTCAAACCGAAGTTCGCCTTCCTCTGACTGCTAACCCAGAAACCTTCCAACTAGTTCCCTTTTTTGAGATAGGTACTGTTTGGAACAATAACGCACCCCAGTCAGATCCCAGTACTATAGCTGGCATCGGTTTGGGTGCTAGGTGGGCAATTTCTCGCAATTTAGGCTTGCGTTTGGATTACGGCATTCCTTTAATCGATGCCAATAATAGCGGCAATTCCTTGCACGAGAAAGGTCTGTATTTCTCGTTGCAGTATCAACCTTTTTAAACGGCGCTACTTTAGCATAGTTGCAAAATTTAGATTCAAATTGTTCTTATTTGAGGGGATTCCATGAACGTTAGATCGAAAGTATTTTACCTGTCTTTATTGCAAGCTGTTAGTGCGATCGCTGCTTCAACTATACTTAGCTCTACACCCGCACTGGCTCAACTGATTCCAGATAGCACTTTAGGAACTGAAAACTCCACCGTCAATCAAATAAACCCCACTACCCAACGCATCGATGGGGGAGCGATTCGTTCTTCTAACCTATTTCATAGCTTTCAACAATTCAATGTTGGAGTTGGAAAAGGAGTTTACTTTAGTAACCCAGTTGGGATTGAAAACATCCTGACTCGCGTCACGGGTGGCAATCCTTCTAACATCTTTGGCAAACTTGGAGTGTTGGGAGATAGCAATTTATTTTTAATTAATCCCAATGGGATTATGTTTGGAGCAAATGCTTCACTAGATATCAAAGGCTCCTTTTTAGCAACTACAGCACCAGGAATTAAGTTAGGAGAAAATGGATTCTTTAGCGCCGTCAATCCCAACCAAAGTCAGTTATTATCAGTCAACCCGCAAGTAGTTTTTGCGAATAACTTATTCAATCCCCAATCCGAAATAGTTAATAGAGGAAATTTGGAAGTAGGAAAAGATTTAACTCTACAAGGTACTAACTTAGACTTGCAAGGACAACTGTTAGCTAAAGGGAATTTGACACTGCAAGCAGTAGATACAGTCAAGATGACAGATAGCACCAATAACCCATTCATTGCAGCATCTTGGGGCGATTTGTTGGTGCAAGGGAACAAAGGAGTCGAGATAT harbors:
- a CDS encoding ShlB/FhaC/HecB family hemolysin secretion/activation protein, translating into VPNNLPNIEQVEPKPTDLKPDLPSDIPPSNTAPILKTPNAGQNANIQCLTATTGNESILVKQIEVNGNTIFTEEINTFTKPFLNRKVSFEDLLCLRSQITQLYFDSGYITSGAFITNNQDISQGKIEIQVVEGDIEKIEISGLNRLQAGYVRSRLKRVTDKPLNQRALEEGLQLLQLDPLLERVNAELTVGSSAGRNILKVSVREAPAFHAGIGFNNYRSPSIGSTQGNVFVSHDNLLGFGDRFSAQYGITEGLDIYDISYTIPWNASDGTIGVRYGNSDSTIVEDRFRDFDIDSETEDLSFSLRQPIVKKPDTEFALGLSLDLRRTQTSLLGEPFSFSLGPENGESKVAVLRFTQDWVNRSRDRVLAARSQFSFGLDAFDATINDTGTDGRFFSWLGQFQWVEQVSPRALLVSKITTQLTPDSLLPIEQFGIGGVDTVRGYRQNQLVADNGVLFQTEVRLPLTANPETFQLVPFFEIGTVWNNNAPQSDPSTIAGIGLGARWAISRNLGLRLDYGIPLIDANNSGNSLHEKGLYFSLQYQPF